GCGGCCAACGATCCGCCGGTGTTGTTCGAGGCGGGAGACTACATTCGGTTCGTGCCGGCGACAAGCGAGCAGACGCAAGCCATCGCCCGGCAGATTGCGGCTGGTACATGGACGCCAACGGTGCGACACCGTGAGTGAAGAGCGTATGCGGACGATTGAGGTGCTCGAGGGGGGCTTCTTTACGACGGTCCAGGATCTCGGGCGCGACCAGTACCAGCGGTTCGGCGTGGCGGTGTCCGGCGCGATGGACAGCTTCGCGCTTCGCGCGGCTAATCGGCTCGTGGGGAACGCCGACACCGCCGCCGGCCTTGAAGTCACGATGCTCGGTCCAGAGGTGCGGTTTGCTCAAGCGGCCCGCGTGGCGGTGACGGGTGCTGATCTCGGCGCATGCGTGGATGGACGACCGATTCAGACGTGGCGCACGGTTGCCGTTCGCGCGGGATCGGTGCTGTCGTTTTCTGGCCAGCGCGACGGCATGCGGGCCTACCTCGCCGTGGACGGCGGGATCGATGTGCCAGTCGTGCTTGGCAGCCGCTCGACCTCCACCCGGACCGGGCTCGGCGGATTCGACGGGCGGCCGCTGCGTGCGGGAGACACGCTGCCGCTTGGCGAGCAACCGCCTGGGAAAGGCGCTCTCAGGCGTGCGATGCGAACTTCGGCCATTCCATCCTACGGCCACAGCCATCACGTGCGTGTCGTCCTTGGTCCGCAGGATGAGGCGTTTTCCGAGGAGGGACAGTTGACGTTCCTCACGGCCGAATACACGATGACGCCGCAGTCGGACCGCATTGGCTGCCGGTTCGACGGCCCCCGCGTCGCCCATCGCACGAACGCCGACATCGTGTCCGACGGCACAACGCTTGGCATCGTGCAGGTCAGCGGCGACGGCATGCCGATTGTCCTGATGGCGGATCGGGGCACGACCGGCGGTTACACGAAGATTGCGACAGTCATTTCGGCGGACGTCTGGCGGCTCGCACAGGCTGCGCCCGGCGACCGCGTCCGCTTCGGCGCCGTCGATCTCGACCAGGCCTGCGCGCGGTTGCTCGAGATGGAAGCTGTGCTCGATGCGCTGGTGACGCCGGAACGGGCCAGGCCGGCAGGACCGGTTGAGGACGTGTACGACGAGGACGCTGGAAGCGAATTGGCCGCCGACGGGTTCGGCGAACTGGCCGACGCGCTCGAACAGACGGGACTGGGGAGGGATCAATGACGACAGCGGTTGACGCGTCCGGCTGGTTCGGATGGTGGCGGGCCGGCACACCCGAAGGGCGGCGGGCACTGGTTGCGGGCGGCCTGGGCTGGATGCTCGACAGCTTCGACGTGATGCTCTATGCGCTTGTGCTGGCGACCCTCATCAAGGACCTCGGCATCAGCAAGGACACCGCGGGCCTGCTGGGCTCGATCACGCTGGTGGCCTCCGCAGTCGGGGGGCTGGTGTTCGGCATTGTCGCCGATCGATACGGGCGGACACGGTCCCTGATTGCCAGCATCCTCATCTATTCCGTGTTCACCGCCATGTGCGGTTTCTCGCAGACGGTGATGCAGTTGGCCGTCTTCCGCATCTGCCTCGGCCTCGGGATGGGCGGCGAATGGGCGAGCGGCGCCGCGCTGGTGTCGGAAACCTGGCCTGCCGAGTATCGAGGCAAGGCGCTCGGCTTCATGCAAAGCGCGTGGGCGATTGGCTACGCCGCCGCAGCCCTGGTGGTGGCCATCGTGATGCCCATCTGGGGATGGCGAGCCGTGTTCTTCGTCGGTGTGCTGCCCGCCCTGCTCACCATCTGGGTGCAGAAGCGGGTTGCCGAACCGGCCATGTGGAACGAGCGCCGAGGCCGCGCGGCCGCCTCGCGCGCGGGTCTCAGTGACATCTTCAAGGGCGATCTGCTGCGCCTCACGGTGCCGGTCACGCTCATGAACGCCTGCACGATGTTCGCGTGGTGGGGGTTCAATCAATGGATCCCGGCATACCTGTCGCTTCCGGTGGCGGACGGCGGCATCGGCCTCAGCACGCGCGTGATGTCCGGATTCATCATCGCGATGCAGGTCGGGATGTGGTTCGGCTACGTGTCGTTCGGGTTCATCAGCGATGCCATCGGACGCAAGCGTGCATACGTGATCTACGTGCTCATGGCTGCGGTACTGCTGCTCGGCTACTCGGTGACGCGGACGCCGGCGGTGCTCCTCGTGCTCGGCCCGGTCACGGCGTTTTTTGCGACGGGCTATTTCACCGGGTTCGGGGCCGTCACCGCCGAGATCTATCCGACCGAGATTCGCGCAACCGCCCAGGGCTTCACCTATAACATCGGGCGCCTGGGCAGCGCCGTGGCGCCGTACGCGGTCGGGTCCCTTGCTGCGGGCCGTGGATTCGGCGTCGCGTTTTCCGTCGCTGCCGTGGCCTTCGTGCTCGCGGCAGTCGCCTGGATCTGGATCCCGGAGACCAAGGGCCGCGCCCTGGCCTGACTCCGCTTCCTCTGCCGCTGTGACACAATCACAGGATGCGGGTCGTCCTGCTCTCGACGTATGAACTCGGGCGCCAGCCCTTCGGTCTCGCCTCGCCTGCGGCGTGGTTGAGGCAGGCCGGCGCAGAGGTCGTCGTGCAGGATCTGTCGCGCCAGCGACTCGACGAGGACGTCGCGCGTGGCGCGGACGTGGTTGCGTTCTACCTCCCCATGCACACGGCCACGCGACTTGCGCTGCCGGTCATCGATCGCGTCCGAGCACTCAATCCGGGAGCACGACTGTGCGCGTTTGGGCTGTACGCGCCGCCCAATGCGGGGCTGTTGCGCGCGCATGGCATCGACGCGACGTACGGGGCGGAAGTCGAAGCGGACCTGGTCGAGTACGCGCGTGGAAACCACGGGACGGAACGCGTCGAGGGCGCGACAGACGCTACGGCAGGCCCGGCGCCTGACTGTCGCAGCCTGGCGCGACCGATCGCACGGCTCAATTTTCTCGTGCCTGATCGAGCCGGCCTCCCTGGGCCGTCCTGCTATGCGTCGTTGCAGCGCGATGATTCGTCTGTTGTCGCCGGGTACACCGAGGCCAGCCGGGGTTGCAAGTATTTCTGCCGCCACTGCCCGGTGGTGCCGGTGTACCGCGGACAGATTCGCACGGTGCCCACCGGGGTGGTGCTCGCCGACATCCGGAATCAGGTGGCTTCCGGCGCGGCGCACATCACCTTCGGGGACCCCGATTTCTTCAACGGGCCGGCGCACGCTCGGCGTACCGTCACGGCGTTGCACGATGAGTTTCCTCACCTGACCTACGACGTCACGATCAAGATTTCTCATCTGCTGCGGCACCAGTCACTGCTCGGGCTGCTGCGAGACACGGGCTGTCTGTTTGTGACGACGGCGGTCGAGTCGATCGACGACGGGATCCTCGCCACGCTGGACAAAGGGCACACAGCTGCCGACGTCGAGCGCACGGTGTCCCTGTGCCGTCAGCACGCACTGGCACTGGCGCCGACGTTTGTGCCGTTTACGCCGTGGACGTCGCTGGACGGATACATAGAGCTGCTGTCGGCCATACGGCGTCTTGATCTGGTCGAGCACGTGGCGCCGATTCAGCTCGGTATCCGCCTGCTCGTTTCGAACGGATCACGACTCCTCGACCTGCCCGACATCCGCACGCTCGTGGGACCGTTCGATCCCGTGGCGCTCGCGTACCCGTGGGCCCACCGCGACGCCCGCGTCGACGCGCTGCAGAAAGTGATCATCGCAACCGTCGGATGCCATGCCGGGGCTGGCAGAGGCGAGGTGTTCGACCGCGTCTGGCGGCTGGCCTGCGAATTCGCCAACGCGGATCCGGACGCCGGCCGAGCGCCAGTTACGCTGGATGGGGACTATCGACGAACCTCGGTGCCGTACCTCAACGAGCCCTGGTACTGTTGAGCGGAACCCACCGAAGGGCAGGTGGCTCTTCTTTGATGGGTTACGGATGAAACGGGTCTTGCTGCTTGCAACAACGACCGGCTATCAGACACGCTCGTTCGGCGACGCCGCGTCGGCGTTGGGTGTCGAGCTGATATTCGGGCTCGACCGATGCCGTGGGCTCGAGGACCCGTGGGGCGATCACTCGCTGGCGGTTCGGTTCTACGACGACCCCCGCTCGGTCGCGGCCATCGCGTCGGCGTCGCAGGATGGCCCCATCTCTGGCATCCTCGCTCTTGGCGACCAGCCCACGGTGCTGGCCGCCCGCGCGGCGGAACTGTTGCACCTGCCGTTCCATTCGCCTGCCGCCGCGAGAACCAGCCGAAACAAGCTCGACAGCCGCAATGCCCTGATGGCAGCAGGTCTGCGCGTGCCGTGGTTTGCGGCGGCCGACATTGATGACGACCACGATCGACTGGCGTCGCGCGTGCCGTACCCGTCGGTCATCAAGCCGCTCGCGCTCTCGGGCAGCCGGGGTGTGATTCGCGTGGACAACCCGCACGCCTTTTCCACCGCGTTCCGAAGAGTACGTCAGATTCTGCGGGCGCCAGACATCAAGACGATGAAGGATCCGGCGCTTCGGCAGGTGCTGATCGAAGGCTATATCCCTGGGGTGGAGTTCGCTGTTGAAGGCCTGATGCATCATGGGGTGTTTGAGGCGCTTGCGCTCTTCGACAAACCCGATCCGCTGGATGGCCCCTTCTTCGAAGAGACGATCTATGTAACTCCGTCCGCCCACGACGCCGCCATCCAGGAAGCCGTCCTCACGGCGGTCGCCGCGGCTACCGCTGCGATCGGACTGTCGCACGGGCCGGTGCACGCGGAATGCCGTGCGAACGCGGATGGCGTCTTCGTCCTCGAGGTGGCGGCACGCCCGATTGGCGGACTGTGCGCACGGGCGCTGCGATTCGATGTCCCTCGAGCCGGGATCGATCCCGGAACGCGCTCAGGACCCATCGGCTCGCGAGAGACTGGACTGCTTGCTCAGGGCAGGCAGACAGAGGGTCACACGATATCGCTGGAAGAGTTGCTGCTGCGTCACGCGCTTGGTGAAGATGTCCGAGGCTGCCGTCGGGAAGCCTGCGCGTCGGGCGTGATGATGATGCCCATTCCGAACGCCGGCGTGTACCGTGGCGTGAGAGGCGTCGCTGAGGCTCGTGCCGTCGCGCTTGTGGAAGACGTCATCATCACGGCCAAGCCCGGCCAGCGCCTGGTGCCGCTGCCGGAAGGCGCGAGCTACCTGGGCTTCATGTTTGCGACGGCCGGCCTCGGCGAGGACGTCGTGGCCGCGCTGCGAGCGGCGCACGGCAGACTGCACTTTGACATCGATCGCGAGCTGCCGCTGGCGCCAAGCGGATGATCGCGCGCGTGTCCTGAGCGAGCCGTATGTCAGTTCGCGAGTCGAAGGGCTGGTCGACGCTCTATTTCTGCCGCTGGGGCACGTACTCTGGCGGCAGGGCAGAGTTGTCTCCGAAGAAGAACTCCTCCATCTGCCTCGCCACCAGTTCCTGCGCTTCCTTTTGAAACGGCAGCAGCCGGTACTCGTTGAGGATCATCTTCATCCGCTCTTCCCACATCTTCCAGGCTTCGGCCGACACGTTCTCGAAGATGCGCTGGCCAAGCTCACCAGGCCACGGGGCCGCATCCAGGCCAGGCAGTGGCTTCCCCAACTTGACGCATGTGACCGTCCGGCTCATATCTCTCCTCACATTTCCCCGAGCTTCTCCACTTGCACCCGTGCATCGTTGAAGCAAGCGCCCCCGCCGATATCCGACAACGTGTCTGGCGACAGGGCGTTGGCGGTGGACCCGTTCTCCGTGCTCCGGCTCCACAGCCCCTTGGGAAGTGACACGGTGCCGGGCCGGACAATCGGCGAAACGCTGACGAGGCAGCGCACTTCGCCGAGGGCGTTGAACACGCGAATCCTGTCCCCGTCCGCGATCTCCCGGTGCCGCGCATCTTCTGGATGGAGCGAGAGCTCGGCAGGGCGATCGTTCAGCTCACCGAGCGTCGAACTGATCGTCTTCTCGGTCGACGGCGAAATCATCGCGAGCGGAAACGGGTCGGTCACGGGATCGTCCTGATAGGCGTAGAGCCCGAGCGGCGCTTCGCGATCCAGTCGCTCCGGAAACAGGTCGATCCTGGCGTCGGGTGTGCGCGGGAAAACGTCGACAAACTGCACCGGCGCGAAACCGCACGGTGGCACCGGCTGTCCCTGATGCTTCAGCGCGCCGCTGATCGACTCGGGAAGTTCGTCGAGAATCTTCATCATCATCTCGACGTCGGTGACCGGGTCGCCCTCCTGCGACAGACCCAGGCGTTGTTCCAGATCAGCAAAGACCTCGACGTTCGGACGGGCGTCGCCGACCGCATCGATGACAGGCTGCGTCATCTGCAGGTTGATCGGGCCATACGCCCTCGCCAGATCGTAGGCTTCGAGAAACGTGGTGGCTGGCAGCACGACATCCGCGTACATCGCCGAGTCGGTCATCACCTGGTCGAAGACGACCGTCGTCAGATCGTCGCGCAGCAGTCCGCGCCGCACGCGATTCTGGTCGGGCATGGTCGCCAGCGGGTTGCAGTTGTAGACGAACAACACCGTCACCGGCGGTTGAGGACTGTCGGTAAGGACGCGCCCGAGGTGGTTCATGTTGATGACGCGGGTGGACGGCGCATCCGCCCCAATCCAGGTGTTGGTCAGTCCCCACGAGCCCGAATTGCTCATCGAGTAGCCGCCGCCGCGCACGCCGAACTTTCCTGCCACGGCCGGCAACGCGAGAATCGCCATCGCGGCGTTGCCGCCATTCCTGTTCCGCTCGAGGCCCCAGCCGCACCGAATCAGGGCCGGCGACGATTCGGCATACATCGCGGCGAAGCGACGCAGGTCATTGGCCGGCACGCCCGCGACCTCTGCGGCACGCTGCAACGTCCACGGCGCCGCCCGTTCCCTCAGGCGGTCGACCCCGGTGGCGTGTTCATCGAGGAACGCCGTGTCGGCAAGGCCGCCTTCAAACAGGTACCGATGCAGCGCCAGCGCGACCGCGACATCGGTGCCTGGCCGGACCGGCAGGTGCAGATCGGAGAGGCGCGCCAGTTGGGTGTTGCGGGGATCGATCACGACCAGCCCGGCGCCGTTGCGCTGTGCCTCCCGGATGTGGGGAACCAGGTGAATGGCGGACGCAGACGGGTTCGCGCCCCACACGACAATGAGGCGGGCATGAGCGTAGTCCGCGTAGGTCACCGACGGCATCTTGCCGTAGAGCGCCTGGTTGGCCGCGCCCGTGGTCGACGCGCAGACCGTGCGGTCGAGGCGCGAGGCACCAAAGCGCCGGAACAGCCGCATGTCGGTCGTATCCTGCGTCACGAGCCCGTTCGACCCTCCGTAGTAGAACGGCAGGACCGACTCGGCGCCATGCCGATCTCTGGCCTCGATCATCTTCTGCGCGACGTGCTCCAGGGCTTCGTCCCACTCGACCCACCGGAACTGACCAGCACCCTTCGGGCCCGTGCGAATCCCCGGCCGCAGCAGGCGATCCCGGCCGTAGACGCGGCTGGCAAACTGGCGGACTTTGGCGCAGATGAAGCCGTGCGTCACCGGGTGTTCGTGACTGCCGTCGAGCTTGCTGAGCCGGCCATCCTCGATCGTCGCAGTCATGCTGCACGAGTCGGGGCAGTCGAGCGGGCACGCCGTCCTGACGCTATGAGTGTGTCTCGGGCTCATCTAGAGCTGTTGCATCCGTCCGGCCTTGCGATCCCAGTACTCGACGACGGTCGGAACAACCTTGATCATCGACAGTTCGGCGTCGTCGGCACCGCCCGTGAACCACTTGGCAAACGTCGGGTTCCACATCTGCCGGGCTCTGGCCACGTCACGCACCATCACCGCGTTGCCCGATACCGTGACGAACCGATCCTCGGGCGCCGAGACGTAGGTGACGTTGACGTGACTGTTGCCGTCGATCTCCTGGGCGACCGGTGAGGTCGCGCGAGAGAAGAACCACAAAGATCCGTCGAACGCGTCGCCGATCGCCACCATCGGCCGGCTCCGCAGCCCGCCGCCGGCGGTAACAGTCGTAAACATCGCGAACGGAATCTCGTGAATCAGGTCCTTGAAGCGCTGCACGTCGTACTGACCCTGGGTCTGGTCCGGCATCCGATCCCTCCCGTGCTGGTAACGGCCCCGCGAGTCCTCTGGAACCGGCTCGCGTGACCGCTACCGTCAGTCTACCTCGAAGACCGAGGCCGCGACCGCCGCGACGAGCCCGATCGTGAGGACGCGTGTCATGCTCGCCGGCGACGAGGAGGGGGCGTGATGAACCCGTCGGCCGTCAGCCCGACGCCTTCCAGCTGGAGCAGGGCCTGCTTGGTGGACAGTCCACCGCCGTAGCCGACCAGCTGGCCGTCACTGCCGATGACCCGATGGCATGGCACGATGATGGGCAGAGGGTTGCGTCCGTTGGCCAGCCCCACCGCGCGCACGGCGAGCGGGCGGCCGACCCGTCGCGCGATCTGCGCGTACGAGCGGGTGGCTCCGTAGGGTATCTCCGCGAGCGCTCGCCATACCTTGATCTGGAACGGCGTGCCCTTGGCGTTCAGCTTCAGGTCGAACGTGACGCGTTTGCCGCAGAAGTACTCCTTGAGCTGCCGGATGGCGTCACGAAACGGCGCATCCGACCGCTGCCACTGCGATTCGGGCGCCTTGGCCCCCTTCCCGCGCTGGAAGCTGACGTAGCGGAGACCGTGGTCGCGACACCCGGCGAGCATCAGCGTGCCCACCGGGGTGTCGAGATAGGTGTAGTACGTGGTGTGTTCCTGCACCAGCTTGGCCATGTCAGTGCTTCTTGACGGCCGGTGCCTTGCCCTTGGCCGGCGTTTCGGGTTGTTCCACGAGCTTGATCTGGCCCATTTTCTCGGTGGCCTTCAGGTAGTCAAACACGTCGGCGAGGGGCACGGGTTCGAATTCGCCGGAGATGAAGTCGCGAATCTCGATCACGGTCCTCTTCTGGCGAAGAATTGTACCCAGCTCAGACGTCATGTGGCCCGGGATCTTCGCGCGGGCCGCCTGGACAGCTGCGCGATCGGCGGCTGGCACGTTCTGCATCGCCGCGCCGCCTCGACCGCCCTGTGCGGCTGCTCCGGCCGGCGGCGGCACCTGCTCGACCGTCGTCCGCGCGGCGAGCTTCTCAAGGTCGGTCGCCGCCGGTTCGACGGCGGGCACCTTCAACAATTCGGCGCGCAGCTTGAAGAATGCCGTGATTTCGTTCTGGAGCGCCCCGGCGCGCTGATCGACCAGCGCGTCGAATCCCGCGAGCTTCTTTTCCGCACCCGCCGGATTGTCGAAGAGAACCGCCGCCGACCGGACCACGGCCTTTTCCACGTTGGTCTGGTGACGGACCGCCGCACGCGCTTCCTTGAGCGCGTCCGGCAGCGACAGGCCAAACGAGAGATCCGCCAGATAGCTCAACCCCTTGCGCTGCGCTTCACCCATCCGCTCACTGCCGCGCGCAAGCGCCTCGGCCGCCACCTTCATCCCCGCGTTATCGCCGGCTGAGGCCAGCAGGCTCATACAGCCGATCCCCACGACCGCCGCCCGCTTCAACTGCGTCGGATCCAGCTTGTCTGGCGTGTCCTGCGACGAGTGATAGTAGTGATCCGGCCATGTGATGAACATCAGCGACGGGATGCCCTGGCCCAGGTAGACCACGTGGTCGCTCGCGCCGTAGTGCTTGTCGACGATCACGAAGAAGGGATCCCGCGTGCCGCTTTGCGCGACCACCGGGAGCGTAAAGCCGTAGCCGACCGAACGGTAGCGCACCCGCTCCCGGTTGAGGTTGGCGACGTACTCGAGGACACTCGCCCCGACATCGTTCAGGAACGTCGGAAAGCTGTCCGGCGTGCGGTGCATCACCCAGGCGCTGCCGCTCAGCTTGAGCGTCAGGCCTTCCATGTCGAAATTCAGATCCGCAATGAGCGTCTTTCGCACGTCGTCGTGCGCCCGGAGCCAGGCCGTGGTTCCGCTGATTTCCGGCACGAACAGGAAGTGAATCGTGCGCGTCGGTTTCGGCAGCTTGCCTTCGGCCACCAGGCGCATGTAGGCGCGCCCCATCTCGAGAATCAGCGCGCAGCCTGAGCTGTCGTCGTTGGCGCCCTGTTTGAGAACGCCCTCGTAGAGGTGCGCGGAAAGCGCGATCGCCTGATCGGTGGAGCCGTCGCCGGGAATCGTCGCGTGGACCATTTCCATCTCGCCGGGAAACGTCTCGGCCTTGACGACGGAGCGCAGCCTGACCTTCTCGCCGCGCGCCAGGTGGGCGGCGAGATCGCGGCCGACGCGCGGTGAGATGGACCAGCCGAATCCGGGCTTCTTGCCCTGTGGAGCCGACGCCGAGACACTCTGGGACATGAGCTGATCGGGAAGATCGTCGGCGCGCAGGTCGTTGTAGCTGAGCACGCCGATCGCGCCGCGCTCGAAGACCGCCAGGCGCTGGAGTGCGCTGGTGCCCGCCGATCCCAGCACGATCCTGCCGGCTACGTCCTTGCGTGCGTAGTCCTCGGGCCGCCCGCCCGCGCCCACGTCGACCAGTTCGGCCGTCACATCGCCCGAATCGCTGCCCGCCGCCAGCGAGACCGCGGTGTCGTAGATGTCGTACAGCTTGTCCATCTGAGGTTCGACCATCCAGAGTTCACCCTGCGACGGCTGGTAGGCCGTGCCCGGCGCGGGAAACGACTCGATCTCGACGTTGCTGAATCCGTACTCCTTGGCAAATGTCGCCACGACGTCGGACTCGCGAAAATGCCCTACGTACTCGCTCTTAGGACGCACGCGCGGGTAGGGCACCATCTCGATCACGTGGTGCAGCGCGCGCTCTCCCGAGGCTTCGTTGATGATGGCGCGCATCTCGGCTGCCGAGAGCAGCGTGCGATCTTCGCGTTCCTGGGCCACCATGCCGACGGCGGTGGCGATCAACACGAGGGCGAGAATCGTCAGCTTCGATTTCATCCGTGCTCCTGACCTCTGGGGGCGTGTGCCGTGTGCCTGAGATTATCTCCGACTCCGGAAACCGTGTGAACCCTGATCACGCCAGCTTCGGGTGCATGGTGTGCCACTTCGTGGCGCGCTCGTAGGCCAGCGCCACGCGAAGCACCGCGGCTTCGTCGTACAGCCGGCCCGTGATCATCAGCGAGACCGGCATGCCGTCGATGAAGCCCGCCTTCATCGCAAGTGCCGGATGTCCGGTCAGATTCGTCGACGTCAGGCTCGCGCTCCGCGTGGTCGAGACGAACACGTCGTACGTGGACATCAGCGCGTCCATCTGGCGCATCAGCAGTGTGCGCGCCCGCATCGCGCGGATGTACTCGACCGCCGGCACGAATCGGTACGTCCGGAACTGATTGGGCCAGTCGCCGGCCCCCTGGGCTGTCAGTTGATCGATGCCCTTCGACCGGGTCAAGTCGTCGAAGGCGGCGGCCGCTTCGCAGCTGAGAATGAATCGAATGGCCTGCACGGGAAAGTCTGGCAGGGCGATCGGCTCCAGCTTCGCGCCCGCTTGTCGCAGCGCATCGAGCGCGTCGATCATCAACTGCTTCTGCTGCAGGAACGTCTTCTTGCGGTCCTCGGACATCGTGGCCGGGGGTTCGACCTCGAACTCGCTCTGGACGTACCCGATGCGCATCGAGGAGAGCGGGCGCGCGGGCTGCCAGTCGAACGCCGCGTCGACCACGGACTCGTCGCGCCCGTCGGGACCGTGGATGGCGTTGAACACCAGCACGCAGTCCTCCACCGTCCGGCACATCGGACCGATCTTGTCCATCGTCCAGCTGAGCGCCATCGCGCCGTAGCGGCTGGTGCGGCCGTAGGTGGGCCGCAGGCCCGTGACGCCGCACGCCGTGGACGGCGAGATGATCGAGCCCAGGGTCTCGGTGCCGAGCGCGAAGCCGACCAGGCCCGCGGCCGTGGCCGCGGCCGGGCCGGCGGACGACCCCGAGGAACTGCGCTGGATGTTCCACGGCGTGTGCGTCGATCCGCCGAACCATTCGCCACCTTGCGCGAGCGCGCCCATCGACAGCTTGGCCACGAGCACGGCTCCCGCATCGCGCAGCCGCTCGACGACGGTGGCGTCGACGTCAATCACCTGGTTCTCGTACGGCTTGGCGCCCCACGTCGTCCGAATACCCTTGGTCGCGAACAGATCCTTCGCGCCCCACGGAATCCCGTGCAGGGGGCCCTTGTAGCGGCCGGCGCGAATGTCTCTGTCGGCCTGCGCGGCCTGCGCCAGCGCCAGATCCTCGGTGAGCGTGATCACGCACTTCAGCGTCTCGCCGTACTTTTTGAGCCGGCCCAGATACATCTTCGTGAGCGCCGTCGCGCTGACCTGTCGCGATTCGATCAGGCGCGAAAGCGACGTGACCGGCTCGAACGCGAGGTCCTCGAGGGAAGGGCTGACCACAATCTTCGCGGGCCGGGACACCATGGGCTGGGGCCGGGGCTTCGAGCCTGGCTTCGGGCGCTTGCCCGGCAGGTACGGATGAAACGTGAAGGCCGGCTCGGTGCTGAGCGGGATGTCCATCTTCCGCAGCGTCTCGAACGCGTCGAGATTGCGGTTGATCCCGCGCAGGGCCATCTCCTCCTCGGCATCGGTGAACTTGAGGCCCGCCACCTGCTCGGCGCTGCCCAGGGCACTCTTCGGAATGCGCAGCTGCGCATCGGGCTGCGGCGGCTGCTGCGCCAGGGCCGGCGCGGCCAGGCTCGCGGCCACGGCTGCGGGCACGGTCTTCAGAAACGTCCGTCTGGTTCGACTGCGTGGTGAGTCAGATTTCGATGGTCCGGGCTGTCGCCTGTTCTGCTCCATGTCGGGTACACTCCTTGCCA
This is a stretch of genomic DNA from Acidobacteriota bacterium. It encodes these proteins:
- a CDS encoding pyridoxamine 5'-phosphate oxidase family protein, which gives rise to MPDQTQGQYDVQRFKDLIHEIPFAMFTTVTAGGGLRSRPMVAIGDAFDGSLWFFSRATSPVAQEIDGNSHVNVTYVSAPEDRFVTVSGNAVMVRDVARARQMWNPTFAKWFTGGADDAELSMIKVVPTVVEYWDRKAGRMQQL
- a CDS encoding CUAEP/CCAEP-tail radical SAM protein, which produces MRVVLLSTYELGRQPFGLASPAAWLRQAGAEVVVQDLSRQRLDEDVARGADVVAFYLPMHTATRLALPVIDRVRALNPGARLCAFGLYAPPNAGLLRAHGIDATYGAEVEADLVEYARGNHGTERVEGATDATAGPAPDCRSLARPIARLNFLVPDRAGLPGPSCYASLQRDDSSVVAGYTEASRGCKYFCRHCPVVPVYRGQIRTVPTGVVLADIRNQVASGAAHITFGDPDFFNGPAHARRTVTALHDEFPHLTYDVTIKISHLLRHQSLLGLLRDTGCLFVTTAVESIDDGILATLDKGHTAADVERTVSLCRQHALALAPTFVPFTPWTSLDGYIELLSAIRRLDLVEHVAPIQLGIRLLVSNGSRLLDLPDIRTLVGPFDPVALAYPWAHRDARVDALQKVIIATVGCHAGAGRGEVFDRVWRLACEFANADPDAGRAPVTLDGDYRRTSVPYLNEPWYC
- a CDS encoding oxidative damage protection protein, which gives rise to MSRTVTCVKLGKPLPGLDAAPWPGELGQRIFENVSAEAWKMWEERMKMILNEYRLLPFQKEAQELVARQMEEFFFGDNSALPPEYVPQRQK
- a CDS encoding molybdopterin-dependent oxidoreductase; this encodes MSPRHTHSVRTACPLDCPDSCSMTATIEDGRLSKLDGSHEHPVTHGFICAKVRQFASRVYGRDRLLRPGIRTGPKGAGQFRWVEWDEALEHVAQKMIEARDRHGAESVLPFYYGGSNGLVTQDTTDMRLFRRFGASRLDRTVCASTTGAANQALYGKMPSVTYADYAHARLIVVWGANPSASAIHLVPHIREAQRNGAGLVVIDPRNTQLARLSDLHLPVRPGTDVAVALALHRYLFEGGLADTAFLDEHATGVDRLRERAAPWTLQRAAEVAGVPANDLRRFAAMYAESSPALIRCGWGLERNRNGGNAAMAILALPAVAGKFGVRGGGYSMSNSGSWGLTNTWIGADAPSTRVINMNHLGRVLTDSPQPPVTVLFVYNCNPLATMPDQNRVRRGLLRDDLTTVVFDQVMTDSAMYADVVLPATTFLEAYDLARAYGPINLQMTQPVIDAVGDARPNVEVFADLEQRLGLSQEGDPVTDVEMMMKILDELPESISGALKHQGQPVPPCGFAPVQFVDVFPRTPDARIDLFPERLDREAPLGLYAYQDDPVTDPFPLAMISPSTEKTISSTLGELNDRPAELSLHPEDARHREIADGDRIRVFNALGEVRCLVSVSPIVRPGTVSLPKGLWSRSTENGSTANALSPDTLSDIGGGACFNDARVQVEKLGEM
- a CDS encoding ATP-grasp domain-containing protein; translated protein: MKRVLLLATTTGYQTRSFGDAASALGVELIFGLDRCRGLEDPWGDHSLAVRFYDDPRSVAAIASASQDGPISGILALGDQPTVLAARAAELLHLPFHSPAAARTSRNKLDSRNALMAAGLRVPWFAAADIDDDHDRLASRVPYPSVIKPLALSGSRGVIRVDNPHAFSTAFRRVRQILRAPDIKTMKDPALRQVLIEGYIPGVEFAVEGLMHHGVFEALALFDKPDPLDGPFFEETIYVTPSAHDAAIQEAVLTAVAAATAAIGLSHGPVHAECRANADGVFVLEVAARPIGGLCARALRFDVPRAGIDPGTRSGPIGSRETGLLAQGRQTEGHTISLEELLLRHALGEDVRGCRREACASGVMMMPIPNAGVYRGVRGVAEARAVALVEDVIITAKPGQRLVPLPEGASYLGFMFATAGLGEDVVAALRAAHGRLHFDIDRELPLAPSG
- a CDS encoding biotin-dependent carboxyltransferase family protein; its protein translation is MRTIEVLEGGFFTTVQDLGRDQYQRFGVAVSGAMDSFALRAANRLVGNADTAAGLEVTMLGPEVRFAQAARVAVTGADLGACVDGRPIQTWRTVAVRAGSVLSFSGQRDGMRAYLAVDGGIDVPVVLGSRSTSTRTGLGGFDGRPLRAGDTLPLGEQPPGKGALRRAMRTSAIPSYGHSHHVRVVLGPQDEAFSEEGQLTFLTAEYTMTPQSDRIGCRFDGPRVAHRTNADIVSDGTTLGIVQVSGDGMPIVLMADRGTTGGYTKIATVISADVWRLAQAAPGDRVRFGAVDLDQACARLLEMEAVLDALVTPERARPAGPVEDVYDEDAGSELAADGFGELADALEQTGLGRDQ
- a CDS encoding MFS transporter, translating into MTTAVDASGWFGWWRAGTPEGRRALVAGGLGWMLDSFDVMLYALVLATLIKDLGISKDTAGLLGSITLVASAVGGLVFGIVADRYGRTRSLIASILIYSVFTAMCGFSQTVMQLAVFRICLGLGMGGEWASGAALVSETWPAEYRGKALGFMQSAWAIGYAAAALVVAIVMPIWGWRAVFFVGVLPALLTIWVQKRVAEPAMWNERRGRAAASRAGLSDIFKGDLLRLTVPVTLMNACTMFAWWGFNQWIPAYLSLPVADGGIGLSTRVMSGFIIAMQVGMWFGYVSFGFISDAIGRKRAYVIYVLMAAVLLLGYSVTRTPAVLLVLGPVTAFFATGYFTGFGAVTAEIYPTEIRATAQGFTYNIGRLGSAVAPYAVGSLAAGRGFGVAFSVAAVAFVLAAVAWIWIPETKGRALA